Genomic DNA from Rana temporaria chromosome 1, aRanTem1.1, whole genome shotgun sequence:
CCTGGACTACACCAGAATGTCTATGAAAAGGTTTGTAAAAATTATCTGTATTCATTGTTTTTGACATTGTACCTTTCCATGTCCactaaaaaacgtttttatttttattaacagtTTTGATGAGTTGCTAGAACTGCTCAGCGGTAGATTACAGAGGATGGACACCTATTTCCGCAATTCCATACCCCCTGTGGAGCGACTTATCATCACACTGAGGTAAAAAGTTCCAAAATGATGCTCTAGTGCCCATAACAAAAttctatactcaccgtataactacctacccccttcctactattcATGACTCGcatcacggtgccaccattacatgacagactgtgccccattacatgacagactgtgccccattacatgacagaatgtgccccattacatgacagactgtgccccattacataacAGAATGTgctccattacatgacagactgtgccccattacatgtcctgacctgacccattcagactgtgccccattacatgacagaatgtgccccattacatgacagactgtgccccattacatgtcctgacctgacccattcagactgtgccccattacatgacagaatgtgccccattacatgacagactgtgccccattacataacAGAATGTgctccattacatgacagactgtgccccattacatgtcctgacctgacccattcagactgtgccccattacatgacagactgtgccccattacatgacagactgtgccccattacatgtcctgacctgacccattcagactgtgccccattacatgacagaatgtgccccattacatgacagactgtgccccattacatgtcctgacctgacccattcagactgtgccccattacatgacagactgtgccccattacataacagaatgtgccccattacatgacagactgtgccccattacatgtcctgacctgacccattcagactgtgccccattacatgacagactgtgccccattacatgtcctgacctgacccattcagaccgtgcccttaccttTGCGAATCTTGCCCGTATGTGTCTTCAAAAAGACGTGCCATCtacatcttctgttccgtgacaggcggaacattcagcgtcctatgaggcactgtgttcagtgttcgtccATCACgggggccctctcgtcctcggacgagagggcctccgtgataggcagaaagcAAACACTACAAACACTATTGCATACATTACCCAATAATATTATATTTGTATATGCATCTAATATTAAAAAACACACGTTTTACaaggtccaattttttttatttttttaggaagtATATTATAAACTATATTCAtcctattttaaattttttttattttttggtcaaaAAACAAACTTTAAGCTAACGTAGCTCatagaaaacaaataatttgACTGCAGTTGAACTAGAGTCTGATAACACAACATTACAGTTTTTGGAAACTTGGGGATTCCCCTGGGTCATCCACCGATATGCCAGCGTCTATGGCTTTGCCAAAACTAGACCAATCAGATCTAGATGTTGTACCATGCGGCCAACGTGATGGTGGTGttgctggtggttgtggtggtggtggtgttggtgtagGTTGAGGATTGTAAGGTGGGAGTGTAGGCAGGTGTGTGTAATCGGAAGGGTATGTCGTGCGAGAAGGGTAAGTAGGAGGTTGTGGAGGTAGATGAAATGTTTGTGAAGTCGTGGGATGGTAGGCAGAAGGTGTCGTCTGTGGGCGTCTGTAAGGTGACATTGTCGAAGTGTGCGTATGCAGGTAAGGCGGATCAGGGAGTGTTGAGGAAGTGTATGCAGAAGGTGGTGTTGGTAGTTGAGGGTGGGTAGAAAGTGTGGGCGTCTGAGTCGGGTAAGGTGGTGCGTGTTGAGGTAGGTGGCTGTGAAAAGGTGGTGCTGTGAAGTGACGAAGTGTTGGTGCTGACAGATGTTGCGGGTGTTGGTTAGCATAGGGGCCATACGGTGGTGGTGGTTCTGGGGATAGGTAGGGTTCTTCAGGTGGAATAAATGTGTTGATGTACCGTATGGTACCTGCCAGCATATCGGCTTGTAGGCTTTTGGGAACCCTGTCCATTAACTCCGCCAAACATTGGGCCGACTTGTTTCCGTATGAAGGGGTATTAGTATTAGTACCCATTCTGTCCTTCATTTCTGACATGATCTGTAGCATCATTGTCACATTGGGGTCTGATTCCGGAGCTTTTCTTTTGGTCCCCCTCGCAGCTACACGCGGCACCGGCCTTGGCGTTGTCTGCAGCTCTCCCAGAGGTGTTGCCGGCGTAGATTGAGATGAACTGGCCAACTGGCTTTCCGGCTCCAGACCCTCCAGTGTCTCATCACACGAATTTCGGCTGCTGTTATCCATCGCGACAGGGGCGGTCGGAGCAGCTTCCTCCCAGCTGTTTTCAGTCCTGAAAATATAAATGAATTATTATAACTTTTGTATACCAA
This window encodes:
- the LOC120915265 gene encoding pollen-specific leucine-rich repeat extensin-like protein 1; amino-acid sequence: MRLVTSNRSGSAACHIKEYIHAKELEFLRPSLSLARTENSWEEAAPTAPVAMDNSSRNSCDETLEGLEPESQLASSSQSTPATPLGELQTTPRPVPRVAARGTKRKAPESDPNVTMMLQIMSEMKDRMGTNTNTPSYGNKSAQCLAELMDRVPKSLQADMLAGTIRYINTFIPPEEPYLSPEPPPPYGPYANQHPQHLSAPTLRHFTAPPFHSHLPQHAPPYPTQTPTLSTHPQLPTPPSAYTSSTLPDPPYLHTHTSTMSPYRRPQTTPSAYHPTTSQTFHLPPQPPTYPSRTTYPSDYTHLPTLPPYNPQPTPTPPPPQPPATPPSRWPHGTTSRSDWSSFGKAIDAGISVDDPGESPSFQKL